In Phyllobacterium zundukense, one DNA window encodes the following:
- a CDS encoding helix-turn-helix transcriptional regulator has protein sequence MTLTKSQYKLYEVVMVMSVAQIRAARGLLGWSQQQLAEAAGVGRATIADFETGKRTPYARTIEEMQRTLESAGVIFLESGQAVTGGEGVRLSNE, from the coding sequence ATGACATTAACCAAAAGTCAATACAAATTGTATGAGGTTGTAATGGTGATGAGTGTGGCGCAGATTCGAGCGGCACGGGGTCTTCTTGGCTGGTCCCAACAACAATTGGCCGAAGCCGCTGGCGTCGGCCGTGCGACAATCGCAGATTTTGAGACGGGCAAGCGGACGCCCTATGCTCGCACGATCGAGGAGATGCAACGCACTCTAGAATCCGCGGGTGTGATCTTTTTGGAGAGCGGTCAAGCCGTGACTGGCGGTGAAGGTGTACGGCTTTCCAACGAATAG
- a CDS encoding DUF6074 family protein codes for MQLDLFTHRKPATVHAFPLDRRRKLVNDAAEALNAKSYSQGKAHWTRLVNRIRKEMLASGLSVQMIESEIAAFADAVSRELNISQHYRGSDGAA; via the coding sequence ATGCAGCTTGACCTTTTCACGCATCGCAAGCCAGCAACCGTTCATGCTTTTCCGCTCGATCGTCGACGCAAGCTAGTCAACGACGCGGCGGAAGCCCTCAACGCAAAAAGCTACTCGCAGGGCAAGGCGCATTGGACACGCCTCGTAAACCGGATCCGGAAGGAAATGCTCGCCTCGGGTCTCAGCGTCCAGATGATCGAATCTGAGATTGCTGCATTCGCTGACGCTGTCTCCCGAGAACTTAATATTTCCCAGCATTACCGCGGCTCGGACGGTGCGGCATGA
- a CDS encoding helix-turn-helix transcriptional regulator, with translation MELLTIKEVAKRLSIGRTALWLLTKEADFPKPLQVTVGRKAFVAAEVDKWIASRIAQRDKVAA, from the coding sequence ATGGAACTGCTTACCATCAAAGAGGTCGCGAAGCGCCTCAGTATCGGTCGAACGGCCCTATGGCTCCTAACCAAAGAAGCCGATTTTCCCAAACCCCTACAAGTTACAGTCGGCCGTAAAGCGTTCGTAGCTGCTGAAGTTGATAAATGGATCGCGTCGCGTATCGCACAGCGCGACAAGGTGGCTGCATGA
- a CDS encoding tyrosine-type recombinase/integrase, translating into MAGRKNLTARFVETVKVDVRTDYWDDVVRGLVLRVSPTGVKSWTVVYHRESDGAKRRVTIGKFPAIDLAKARAKALGAVTAVSDGEDPAGKKRARRDSMTVRELGALYVEKYAKRNKRTWAEDERLLKVEVYPEIGDMKALAVKRRDILDIIESKADAGFLAQSTQILAVVRKAFNWAVENDYLESSPVIGVKPRAKPTRRERVLSDDEIRTLWKALSEVPILSDTVSIFRLLLLTGQRSGEVCGIVRSEIDLEKAIWTIPGVRTKNGLTHVVPLSDEALAIVAAALETVDEEGNASLFSRIGNSIEPNAVAQAARLKLQLLGMPWTPHDLRRTVATGMAGIGVMPHIVEATLNHISGFRAGVAGVYNRAAYEPEKRRALDMWAEHIIAIVKSKSSKIVDIAGARR; encoded by the coding sequence GTGGCGGGCAGGAAAAATCTTACAGCACGTTTCGTTGAAACAGTGAAGGTCGATGTTCGGACCGACTATTGGGATGATGTTGTACGCGGGCTGGTGTTGCGAGTCTCACCAACGGGCGTGAAATCCTGGACTGTTGTCTATCACCGTGAAAGTGACGGCGCAAAACGGAGAGTGACGATCGGTAAATTTCCGGCAATCGATCTTGCAAAGGCGAGGGCAAAAGCCCTTGGTGCGGTAACCGCGGTCTCGGATGGTGAGGATCCTGCTGGCAAGAAACGAGCGAGACGAGACTCAATGACTGTCCGCGAACTCGGTGCGCTCTACGTTGAAAAGTATGCCAAACGGAACAAGCGAACTTGGGCCGAGGACGAACGTTTGCTGAAGGTTGAAGTGTATCCCGAGATCGGCGATATGAAGGCATTGGCTGTAAAGCGTCGAGACATTCTCGACATCATTGAATCGAAGGCAGACGCAGGCTTTTTGGCCCAATCCACGCAAATCCTCGCAGTCGTCCGAAAAGCATTCAATTGGGCCGTCGAGAACGACTATCTCGAATCATCGCCTGTGATAGGCGTCAAGCCACGAGCCAAGCCGACAAGGCGCGAGCGCGTGCTTTCTGATGATGAAATTCGTACGCTTTGGAAAGCATTGTCCGAGGTTCCAATATTGTCGGATACCGTTTCGATCTTTCGCCTGCTCTTGCTGACCGGTCAACGTTCTGGGGAAGTTTGCGGAATAGTGCGAAGCGAGATTGATCTCGAGAAGGCCATTTGGACGATCCCAGGCGTGCGCACCAAGAATGGGCTCACGCACGTGGTTCCATTGTCGGATGAAGCCCTTGCAATTGTCGCGGCCGCACTTGAGACGGTCGATGAAGAAGGGAATGCATCGCTCTTCAGCCGCATTGGCAATTCGATCGAGCCGAACGCAGTTGCCCAAGCAGCGCGATTGAAACTTCAACTCTTGGGGATGCCCTGGACGCCCCACGATCTCCGGCGCACAGTTGCGACTGGCATGGCCGGAATAGGAGTCATGCCGCATATCGTTGAAGCCACACTCAACCATATCAGCGGTTTCAGGGCGGGAGTAGCCGGCGTCTACAATCGCGCTGCGTATGAACCCGAGAAGCGCAGGGCGCTCGATATGTGGGCGGAGCACATCATTGCGATCGTGAAAAGCAAGTCGTCCAAAATTGTTGATATCGCGGGTGCCAGGCGATGA
- a CDS encoding lipid kinase, translating into MTGTLHKRALLIVNPNARSGKRPIAPVREMLESGGLTLVDAAPTDGETLSNVISRMRDACDLVIIGGGDGTLNSAAAGLVDTGLPLGVLPLGTANDFARTIGIPADPHDAARLILSAAPQPIDLGEVNGHLFFNVASIGFSAELAGELTEKAKKRWGKLGYAIVAARLLARSRLFTAYVEHDGSVDEIRTMQVSVGNGRHYGGGMTVEQTATADDGRLDFYSLEVDHWWRLLALLPSLRKGTHGKWDDVRAFHTTEVIVKTSKPRAVNTDGDLTTWTPAHFRIREKAIRVFAPATENRDFGSKRNVRASEHS; encoded by the coding sequence ATGACTGGAACGTTACACAAGCGCGCGCTCCTCATTGTCAATCCCAATGCCCGCAGCGGCAAGAGACCGATCGCACCCGTCCGCGAGATGCTTGAGTCCGGTGGACTGACACTTGTCGATGCCGCACCCACAGATGGCGAAACCCTATCCAATGTCATCTCCCGCATGCGCGATGCCTGTGACCTGGTGATCATTGGCGGCGGAGACGGTACGTTGAACTCGGCCGCAGCGGGTCTCGTCGACACCGGCCTTCCGCTTGGCGTTCTTCCACTCGGAACAGCCAATGATTTCGCCCGTACCATCGGTATTCCGGCCGACCCTCATGACGCTGCCAGATTGATCCTGTCAGCCGCGCCGCAACCCATCGATCTCGGCGAGGTCAATGGGCACCTGTTCTTCAACGTCGCCAGCATCGGCTTCAGTGCGGAGCTGGCCGGTGAACTGACCGAGAAAGCCAAAAAGCGCTGGGGAAAGCTGGGCTACGCCATCGTAGCTGCCCGGCTCCTGGCCCGCTCGCGGCTGTTCACCGCCTATGTCGAGCATGACGGGTCGGTGGACGAGATCAGGACGATGCAGGTGTCCGTTGGCAACGGCCGACATTATGGCGGCGGGATGACTGTCGAGCAAACAGCGACGGCCGACGATGGCCGCCTGGATTTCTACAGTCTTGAGGTTGACCACTGGTGGCGGCTCTTGGCGCTCCTGCCCAGCCTGCGCAAGGGTACCCATGGCAAATGGGATGATGTGCGAGCCTTTCACACCACGGAGGTCATCGTCAAGACGAGCAAGCCGCGCGCGGTGAATACGGACGGCGATTTGACAACATGGACTCCCGCTCATTTCCGCATCCGCGAAAAGGCGATTCGCGTCTTCGCCCCTGCCACTGAGAATCGCGATTTCGGTTCGAAGAGGAATGTTCGCGCCTCCGAGCATTCATAG
- a CDS encoding DUF2270 domain-containing protein has translation MNEAQEEEQQPGGETSTKWSAPPFPATSAEYITVLAHYHRAEMGRMAGWRDRIDRTTNWAITGVAAMLSLSLSTPTSHHGVLLFAMVLVQLLLLIEARRYRFFDVYRGRVRRLEKNYFAQIMAPLPNPDSGWARPLGQDLRRPQFLISTRAAMARRLRRNYLWMFLILLLAWVLKISTPKLQDGEVERDVAHSLQEIVANAAFGPIPGWTILLLVIAFYCWLAYAALLIGDPDEKQHGEVHV, from the coding sequence ATGAACGAAGCTCAAGAAGAAGAACAGCAACCTGGCGGTGAAACTTCGACGAAATGGTCTGCACCCCCATTTCCCGCGACATCGGCCGAATACATCACCGTACTGGCGCACTACCACCGCGCCGAGATGGGTCGCATGGCGGGTTGGCGCGACAGGATTGACCGGACAACCAACTGGGCTATCACAGGCGTGGCAGCGATGCTGTCACTGTCTTTATCGACACCGACGTCGCATCATGGCGTGCTGTTATTCGCCATGGTTCTGGTGCAATTACTGCTCCTCATCGAGGCACGCCGTTATCGGTTCTTCGACGTTTACCGCGGAAGGGTACGCCGGCTGGAGAAGAATTATTTTGCCCAAATAATGGCGCCATTGCCAAATCCGGATAGCGGCTGGGCGCGACCGCTCGGCCAAGATTTGCGCAGGCCGCAATTCTTGATCTCGACACGGGCGGCAATGGCGCGGCGGCTGCGGCGCAACTATCTGTGGATGTTCCTGATCCTGCTTCTGGCCTGGGTGCTGAAAATCTCGACGCCCAAGCTGCAGGATGGCGAGGTTGAGCGCGACGTCGCACATTCACTTCAGGAGATAGTTGCCAACGCTGCATTCGGACCGATACCAGGCTGGACCATACTGCTCTTGGTGATCGCTTTTTACTGCTGGCTCGCCTACGCCGCGCTGCTCATTGGTGACCCGGACGAGAAGCAGCACGGCGAAGTTCATGTTTGA
- a CDS encoding helix-turn-helix transcriptional regulator → MSVSFAAEVHGFNEIHNASEHISIVVIDCQTLSRSCLIRILRGELPDVVIHDIATSDELVGIIEKHINLAVINIENCCMTDAWVAVNLAYIHQLRPETSLMLLTQLDETSITDAIVSEVSRLGVRGYTTNTAPVEVVLAAIRLILAGGAYYPRSVLIDDGECSNSVSAENTGPLSLPANARGDESLDTADTAMIGFTERERQVLATLRRGLPNKIIASELDLSENTIKVHISHIMRKLNATNRTEAVVFSQQYGSAGAKGNNGNGNGNGAMLRPPPKANRNEAFLASLCLLCLTFLNEFSAFIAMGV, encoded by the coding sequence ATGTCAGTGTCATTCGCCGCCGAAGTGCACGGCTTCAATGAAATTCACAATGCCAGCGAACATATTTCCATTGTCGTCATCGATTGCCAAACCTTGTCGCGAAGTTGTCTGATCCGCATTCTCCGGGGGGAGCTACCTGACGTCGTCATTCACGACATCGCAACATCAGACGAACTGGTCGGGATAATCGAGAAGCACATCAATCTTGCCGTTATCAATATTGAAAACTGTTGCATGACCGATGCATGGGTGGCGGTCAATCTTGCCTACATCCATCAATTGCGACCCGAAACATCGCTTATGCTCCTGACGCAACTCGACGAGACATCGATAACCGATGCGATTGTTTCAGAGGTTTCCAGATTGGGCGTAAGGGGCTACACGACCAATACCGCTCCTGTTGAAGTTGTCCTCGCTGCCATTCGCCTGATCCTCGCGGGCGGTGCCTACTATCCGCGCTCGGTGCTCATCGACGATGGTGAGTGTTCGAATTCGGTGTCAGCCGAGAACACCGGTCCGCTGTCATTGCCAGCCAACGCCAGAGGGGATGAATCACTCGATACCGCCGATACAGCCATGATTGGCTTCACCGAGCGCGAGAGGCAGGTCCTGGCAACCTTGCGGCGCGGTCTTCCCAACAAGATCATCGCCAGCGAGCTGGATCTGTCGGAGAATACGATCAAGGTGCACATCTCGCACATCATGCGAAAACTCAATGCGACGAACCGGACCGAGGCGGTGGTCTTTTCCCAGCAGTACGGATCGGCGGGCGCGAAGGGCAATAATGGCAACGGCAACGGCAACGGCGCAATGCTGCGACCGCCGCCGAAGGCAAACCGGAACGAGGCATTCCTGGCGTCGCTGTGCCTGCTCTGTCTGACGTTCTTGAACGAGTTTTCTGCCTTCATCGCGATGGGTGTTTAA
- a CDS encoding HlyD family type I secretion periplasmic adaptor subunit has protein sequence MNTSNQAMVQHLAAVVAKPRMRPLYRMLRLARRAGIIIKQGVAATIAELHSKLLDPVRRFITQVFSAIHTFAAGTSSAVKRSLAIVTAELHLRLSAFAKGRGFARHRALALPAANDTLDRSKSAFFAVGSFASGAGAQTAPRRAVARPKPSGTPYDHLRPLALSAFAIVGIFIIGFGTWAAYAPLESAAIAGGAIEAETSRKTIQHLEGGIVGRILVNDGDEVTAGQPLIRLDDMRAQANVLALQMQLWEAQALEARLLAERDGRATIQFPPRSGPAAKNDRKLAEIMGGQIKIFDARRNLQKSQIDVVQQRKAQTEQEIAGLEFQAAAARERASIIKEEVAGVEPLVAKGLQTKVRLLKLKREQAEIDGRMGDLQSQISRAGQSIGESQAMIFKLESDHNSEVAQSLRETQALVSQLGERIQAATDILDRTVVRAPEAGTITDLRIHTPGGVVAAGEPLLDLVPRQDRLIVRALVKPEDIDLVRPGLEAHVRLLSYKHRRVPPVDGVLTYVSADSLVDKETERPYYTARVRIDEASLHNLPEVEIMPGMPVEVMIKTGEFTVAHYMFRPVLDSFNRAFRED, from the coding sequence ATGAACACTTCCAACCAAGCTATGGTGCAGCACCTTGCAGCTGTCGTGGCAAAGCCGCGCATGAGACCCCTTTATCGGATGCTCCGCCTCGCCAGGCGCGCCGGTATTATTATTAAACAGGGCGTTGCAGCTACCATCGCAGAGCTGCACTCGAAGCTGCTCGATCCCGTGCGGCGATTCATTACACAGGTCTTTTCTGCCATTCACACATTTGCGGCAGGCACGAGCAGTGCTGTCAAGCGCAGCCTCGCAATTGTTACGGCAGAGTTACACTTGAGGCTGAGCGCATTTGCAAAAGGGCGAGGTTTTGCACGCCATCGCGCGCTTGCGTTGCCAGCGGCAAATGACACGCTCGACCGTTCGAAAAGCGCTTTCTTCGCGGTCGGCTCATTTGCGAGCGGTGCCGGCGCGCAAACCGCACCTCGGCGCGCGGTAGCCAGACCAAAGCCAAGCGGGACGCCGTACGACCATCTGCGCCCCCTTGCTCTCAGTGCTTTCGCGATCGTCGGCATATTTATCATCGGGTTTGGCACTTGGGCTGCATATGCGCCGTTGGAGAGTGCCGCTATCGCGGGTGGGGCGATCGAGGCCGAGACAAGCCGTAAAACCATACAGCATCTGGAAGGTGGAATCGTTGGACGCATTCTGGTGAATGACGGTGATGAGGTTACCGCCGGGCAACCGCTCATTCGTCTCGATGACATGCGAGCCCAGGCCAACGTGCTGGCACTCCAGATGCAGCTTTGGGAAGCACAGGCGCTGGAGGCCAGGTTACTGGCCGAACGCGATGGTCGTGCGACGATCCAGTTTCCGCCACGCTCTGGTCCTGCGGCCAAGAACGATCGAAAACTCGCGGAAATCATGGGAGGACAGATCAAGATCTTCGATGCACGTCGCAACCTTCAGAAATCGCAGATCGATGTCGTTCAGCAGCGCAAGGCACAAACGGAACAGGAAATCGCTGGGCTAGAGTTTCAGGCAGCAGCAGCCAGGGAACGGGCGTCGATCATCAAGGAGGAAGTCGCTGGCGTGGAACCCCTGGTCGCCAAAGGCCTGCAAACGAAAGTGCGTCTGCTAAAGCTGAAACGCGAGCAGGCTGAGATCGACGGTCGAATGGGCGACTTGCAATCCCAGATCTCACGCGCGGGGCAGTCCATCGGCGAATCCCAGGCAATGATTTTCAAGCTGGAGAGCGACCACAATAGCGAAGTTGCGCAGAGCCTGCGCGAAACACAGGCACTGGTTTCTCAACTCGGCGAGCGCATCCAGGCTGCGACCGACATACTCGACCGGACCGTCGTTCGTGCGCCGGAGGCCGGAACCATCACGGATCTGCGTATTCACACACCCGGCGGCGTGGTTGCGGCCGGCGAGCCTCTGCTCGATCTGGTACCGCGTCAGGATCGGCTGATCGTGCGGGCGCTCGTCAAGCCGGAAGATATCGACCTGGTTCGCCCTGGCCTTGAGGCACATGTCCGTCTCCTTTCCTACAAGCACCGCCGGGTGCCTCCGGTCGATGGCGTCCTGACCTATGTCTCCGCCGATAGTCTCGTCGATAAGGAAACGGAGCGACCCTACTACACCGCCCGGGTCCGGATAGACGAGGCGTCGCTGCACAACCTGCCGGAAGTGGAGATCATGCCCGGAATGCCGGTCGAGGTAATGATCAAAACAGGGGAGTTTACCGTCGCCCACTATATGTTTCGCCCCGTGCTCGACAGCTTCAACCGAGCTTTTCGCGAGGACTGA
- a CDS encoding type I secretion system permease/ATPase: MALSWMKTRATTEIERAFDLCKPSLLMVFVLSFFVNLLALTVPLYLLQIYDHVLSSRSLDTLIMLTLIVILALAVNAILDALRRSMLNRIGSWLDDRLQAPVLIAAVQSALRSDSAAAAQAWRDIGGLRSFFAGTACTALFDLPWTPIFILAMILVHPLLGAIGLGASVILIALALLNEMVTRKLFARSSAAWVESQHRFGSLLRNVEVISAMGMLPGVARLLHDEQTRAKEAQLAAAARGTVIQAIARFIRLLAQVIVMACAAWLVILHDISPAAIFATSILLGRSLGPVEGAINTWKAVTSARLSYDRLRKILAAAPKHRKTMQLPRPNGQLSIEQLTFMPAGAEAPALRRLTLVINPGEVLGVVGASGAGKSTLGRLIAGTIAPTAGHVRLDGADVAIWLASGGHRHFGYLPQDIELIGGTVRENISRLQEANADEVIAAASMVGMHDMIMRLPMAYETNIGDGGMRLSGGLRQRLGLARAFFGHPRLLVLDEPNASLDAEGEDALREAIQEMRGRGSTIIVIAQRLSILNMADKVLVLDNGTINAFGNRREIAEKIRNGRTSIPVRRPRITAAARSVRRLGSKASSESSETTATGSVVRETSGGNAP, translated from the coding sequence ATGGCTCTCTCTTGGATGAAAACCCGCGCAACGACCGAAATTGAACGCGCATTCGATCTTTGCAAACCTTCATTGCTGATGGTGTTTGTGCTCAGCTTCTTTGTGAACCTTCTGGCTCTCACGGTACCGCTTTACCTTCTGCAAATTTATGATCATGTCCTCTCGAGCCGTAGTCTGGACACGCTGATAATGCTGACGCTGATCGTCATTCTGGCGCTGGCGGTGAACGCGATTCTGGATGCGCTGCGGCGTTCCATGCTCAACCGGATCGGCTCCTGGCTTGACGACCGGCTGCAGGCTCCGGTTCTCATCGCAGCTGTCCAATCGGCCCTGCGCAGTGATTCAGCAGCCGCGGCGCAAGCCTGGCGCGATATCGGCGGCCTTCGGAGCTTCTTTGCCGGGACTGCTTGCACTGCCTTGTTCGACCTTCCCTGGACACCGATTTTCATCCTGGCGATGATCCTGGTACATCCGCTCCTTGGTGCGATTGGCCTTGGGGCATCGGTCATTTTGATCGCACTGGCTCTGCTTAACGAGATGGTGACGCGAAAGCTTTTTGCCCGTTCGAGCGCCGCCTGGGTAGAGAGCCAGCACCGGTTCGGATCGCTGCTCCGCAATGTCGAGGTCATCAGCGCTATGGGAATGCTCCCGGGTGTGGCCCGTCTTCTGCACGACGAACAGACCCGAGCCAAGGAGGCACAGCTGGCTGCCGCCGCGCGCGGTACTGTTATCCAGGCGATCGCACGTTTCATCCGGCTTCTCGCCCAAGTCATCGTCATGGCCTGTGCGGCCTGGCTTGTAATCCTGCACGATATCAGTCCCGCAGCGATCTTTGCGACTTCGATCCTTCTTGGCCGATCGCTGGGCCCGGTCGAAGGCGCAATCAACACATGGAAGGCGGTGACGAGTGCGCGTCTGAGCTATGACCGCCTCAGAAAGATACTGGCGGCCGCTCCGAAGCATCGTAAGACGATGCAACTGCCGCGCCCCAATGGACAACTATCAATCGAGCAGTTGACGTTCATGCCCGCTGGCGCAGAAGCTCCGGCTTTGCGCCGTCTGACTTTGGTGATCAATCCCGGGGAAGTCCTTGGCGTGGTTGGTGCATCGGGCGCCGGAAAGTCGACACTCGGACGCCTTATCGCCGGCACGATCGCTCCCACAGCAGGACATGTGCGCCTTGACGGTGCGGACGTCGCTATTTGGCTGGCCTCCGGCGGTCACCGCCATTTCGGCTATCTTCCCCAGGATATCGAACTGATTGGCGGTACTGTCCGGGAGAACATCTCCCGCTTGCAGGAAGCGAATGCGGACGAGGTGATTGCAGCAGCCTCCATGGTGGGAATGCACGACATGATCATGCGGCTTCCCATGGCGTACGAAACCAACATTGGTGACGGAGGCATGCGACTGTCCGGAGGCTTACGGCAGCGCCTTGGGCTTGCGCGGGCGTTCTTCGGTCATCCCCGCCTGCTTGTGCTGGACGAACCCAATGCCAGCCTTGATGCCGAGGGGGAAGACGCCTTGCGGGAGGCCATCCAGGAGATGCGGGGGCGGGGATCCACCATCATTGTCATCGCCCAGCGCCTTAGCATTCTCAACATGGCTGACAAGGTTCTGGTCCTCGACAATGGCACGATCAATGCGTTCGGCAATCGTCGGGAAATCGCTGAAAAGATCAGGAACGGGCGCACCAGCATTCCAGTGAGGCGGCCGCGGATCACCGCTGCTGCGAGGAGCGTCAGACGTTTAGGCAGCAAGGCTAGTTCAGAATCCTCAGAAACCACAGCGACTGGTTCCGTCGTCAGGGAGACATCCGGAGGGAATGCGCCATGA
- a CDS encoding response regulator gives MKSEAHILIVDDDEAIRDLLHEFLKKRGMRVSVARDSEEMQDVLSRTPIDLLILDVMLPGKSGMEICRDIRMHSRIPIIMLTAITETTDRVVGLEMGADDYVSKPFDPRELLARVRAVLRRLDPSGPDRRIEPQVYKFAGWTMDCSRRRLVSPDAVRVELTTAEFNLLETLVKSAQRVLSRDQLQELAGSNAAYGYDRSIDILISRLRRKMEDDSRAPKLILTIRGCHANAIAGICGRPRATRGSAGA, from the coding sequence ATGAAATCCGAAGCCCACATTCTGATTGTAGATGACGACGAGGCCATTCGCGATCTCCTACACGAGTTTTTGAAAAAGCGCGGAATGCGTGTCTCCGTAGCAAGAGACAGTGAAGAAATGCAGGACGTGCTTTCCCGCACGCCGATCGACCTTCTGATTTTGGATGTGATGCTGCCGGGCAAGAGCGGTATGGAGATCTGCCGGGACATCAGGATGCACTCGCGCATACCGATCATCATGTTGACTGCCATCACCGAGACGACCGACCGGGTGGTCGGTCTTGAAATGGGCGCGGATGACTATGTCTCCAAGCCGTTTGATCCGAGGGAATTGCTGGCACGGGTGAGGGCGGTTTTACGCCGGCTCGATCCATCGGGACCTGACAGGCGCATTGAACCGCAAGTCTACAAGTTTGCCGGGTGGACCATGGACTGCTCGCGGCGAAGGCTGGTTTCTCCCGATGCAGTCCGCGTCGAGTTGACGACGGCCGAGTTCAATCTTCTGGAAACGCTGGTCAAGAGCGCGCAACGCGTGCTCAGTCGCGACCAACTGCAGGAACTGGCGGGCAGCAACGCCGCTTACGGCTATGATCGCAGTATCGACATTCTTATCAGCCGCCTTCGCCGAAAGATGGAAGATGATTCGCGCGCACCGAAACTCATACTGACAATTCGCGGCTGCCATGCAAACGCAATTGCGGGAATATGTGGCAGACCGAGAGCAACTCGCGGCAGCGCTGGCGCATGA
- a CDS encoding GlsB/YeaQ/YmgE family stress response membrane protein: protein MGGESLLIFLLVGLIAGWLASQLVRGGGFGLVGDLIVGVIGAFIAGYLFPRLGISLGSGIIGAIIAATIGAIILLFVLRAVKRA, encoded by the coding sequence ATGGGCGGTGAAAGTCTTCTTATTTTCCTCTTGGTGGGATTGATTGCTGGCTGGCTCGCGAGCCAGCTCGTTCGCGGTGGCGGGTTCGGCCTTGTCGGCGACCTGATTGTCGGCGTCATCGGTGCATTCATTGCGGGATATCTGTTCCCACGGCTTGGTATTTCGCTGGGGAGCGGCATTATCGGGGCCATCATTGCCGCAACGATCGGAGCAATCATCCTCCTCTTTGTCCTTCGCGCCGTTAAACGAGCCTGA